Proteins found in one Planococcus citri chromosome 2, ihPlaCitr1.1, whole genome shotgun sequence genomic segment:
- the LOC135837086 gene encoding sodium-dependent phosphate transport protein 3-like, whose protein sequence is MTGNFSKRYVIVGMIFVGYTIFFVTHANVGMAVVAMTSSKNITGTDGVIKVIPAEFDWSSIQKGVVIGSFSYGRLMGALLTIHVGRIGGSTAYFFGLISTAIVIISLPFLLNVNFWLFVIGNALSGTFEGISYSSVPQIWSRWAPPDERAKMTSISITGSYFGQIVSFFVGGWILYEWNWEILFYVTGITTLVWCCIWFMVVKNDPADDKWISKAERDYIKEQLATKIEDKKLEYPYKDILTCLPFWITCLGKFSYGFGTTFMMSYLPQYIQDTNNVNIKEIGYLSMIPQICAMIANPPAGYIFDYLRSNKILSLTNIHKLYASIGLFAGTITFLAASLWSNFLFSIICMAIYGLLITCAILQNQIVVLDLAPRYASFMASGALFFYNLACILTPMMIGFIVTSHGRLQWSICFIIFAVQFTTTALIYIKFLSVKLQRWANHNIDEQAAQSLETKSST, encoded by the exons ATGactgggaatttttcaaaacgatatGTCATCGTTGGAATGATATTCGTTGGATACACGATTTTCTTCGTGACACACGCAAACGTAGGAATGGCAGTGGTTGCGATGACATCATCTAAAAACATCACAGGAACCGATGGTGTGATAAAAGTTATT CCGGCAGAATTTGACTGGAGCTCGATCCAGAAAGGTGTGGTCATTGGTTCATTCTCATACGGTCGATTGATGGGAGCATTATTGACCATACACGTGGGACGGATTGGAGGAAGTACCGCGTACTTTTTCGGACTCATCAGCACAGCCATTGTGATAATTTCTTTACCGTTTTTATTGAACGTCAATTTCTGGTTATTTGTAATAGGAAATGCACTCAGTGGCACCTTCGAG GGGATTTCATATAGCAGCGTTCCACAAATTTGGTCCAGATGGGCTCCTCCAGATGAAAGAGCGAAAATGACAAGTATAAGTATAACAGGAAGTTACTTCGGACAgattgtttcttttttcgtaGGAGGATGGATATTATACGAGTGGAATTGGGaaatattattctacgtcaCAG gaattacAACACTAGTATGGTGCTGCATATGGTTCATGGTGGTGAAAAACGACCCTGCTGATGATAAATGGATCTCGAAAGCTGAAAGGGATTATATCAAAGAACAACTCGCGactaaaattgaagataaaaAGTTGGAGTATCCTTATAAAGACATATTGACCTGTTTACCTTTTTGGATAAcatgtttgggaaaatttagcTACGGATTTGGTACGACTTTCATGATGTCGTATTTGCCCCAGTATATCCAAG ATACAAATAATGTCAATATCAAAGAAATTGGATACTTATCGATGATCCCTCAAATTTGTGCGATGATCGCAAACCCTCCTGCTGGTTACATCTTCGACTACTTGAGATCAAATAAGATACTTTCACTGACAAAT ATCCACAAATTATACGCTTCTATTGGTTTATTTGCTGGCACGATCACCTTTTTAGCAGCCAGTTTATggtcaaattttctattttctatcaTCTGTATGGCCATATATGGGCTACTGATCACGTGtgcaattttacaaaacca gataGTGGTTCTAGATCTGGCCCCAAGATATGCCTCTTTTATGGCATCTGGGGCATTGTTCTTTTATAACTTAGCTTGTATATTGACTCCAATGATGATCGGATTTATTGTCACGTCTCAC gGTCGTTTGCAATGGAGCATTTGCTTCATCATATTTGCAGTTCAGTTTACCACAACTGCTTTAATTTATATAAAATTCCTTTCGGTTAAATTGCAACGCTGGGCAAACCACAACATTGATGAGCAAGCAGCTCAATCGTTAGAAACCAAATCATCGACGTGA